In the genome of Delphinus delphis chromosome 15, mDelDel1.2, whole genome shotgun sequence, one region contains:
- the PRSS27 gene encoding serine protease 27: protein MRQVPAVALLLLLLLLQFGTQEAEALTACGSPRMLNRMVGGQDTLEGEWPWQVSIQRNGSHFCGGSLITERWVLTAAHCFSNTSETSLCQVLLGVRQLVKPGPHAMYTRVKQVKSNPLYQGMASSADVALVELEAPVTFTNYILPVCVPDPSVIFETGMNCWVTGWGNPSEQDHLPNPQILQKLAVPIIDTPKCNLLYSKDSEPGFQPKTIKDDMLCAGFAEGKKDACKGDSGGPLVCLVGQSWLQAGVTSWGEGCARRNRPGVYIRVTSHHNWIHRIIPELQFQRPSSGGQKRDPRGQQPLGRNFAPCLAAHAILLVLMALLTFL from the exons ATGAGGCAGGTGCCGGCTGTGGCCCTGctcctgctcctgctgctgctgcagttTG gGACTCAGGAGGCTGAGGCATTAACTG CCTGCGGAAGCCCAAGGATGCTGAATCGGATGGTGGGCGGGCAGGACACCTTGGAGGGCGAGTGGCCGTGGCAGGTCAGCATTCAGCGAAATGGAAGCCACTTCTGCGGGGGCAGCCTCATCACAGAGCGCTGGGTCCTCACTGCAGCGCACTGCTTCTCCAA CACCTCTGAAACATCCCTGTGCCAGGTCCTGCTGGGGGTGCGGCAACTGGTGAAGCCAGGGCCGCATGCCATGTACACCCGGGTGAAGCAGGTCAAGAGTAACCCCCTGTACCAAGGCATGGCCTCTAGTGCCGATGTGGCTCTGGTGGAGCTGGAGGCACCTGTGACCTTCACCAATTACATCctccctgtgtgtgtgcctgACCCCTCAGTCATCTTTGAGACGGGCATGAACTGCTGGGTCACCGGCTGGGGCAACCCCAGTGAACAAG ACCACCTGCCCAACCCCCAGATCCTGCAGAAACTCGCTGTGCCTATCATTGACACGCCCAAGTGCAACCTGCTCTACAGCAAGGATTCTGAGCCCGGCTTCCAGCCGAAAACCATCAAGGACGACATGCTGTGTGCTGGCTTCGCCGAGGGCAAGAAGGACGCCTGCAAG GGAGACTCGGGGGGCCCCCTGGTGTGCCTTGTGGGTCAGTCATGGCTGCAGGCTGGGGTGACCAGCTGGGGTGAGGGCTGCGCCCGCCGGAACCGCCCAGGTGTCTATATCCGGGTCACCTCCCACCATAACTGGATCCATCGGATCATCCCAGAACTGCAGTTCCAGCGGCCTAGCTCGGGTGGCCAGAAGCGGGACCCCCGGGGCCAGCAGCCCCTCGGTCGGAACTTTGCACCCTGCCTGGCAGCCCATGCCATCCTCCTGGTCCTCATGGCCCTGCTCACCTTCCTCTGA